CCTTGTCCTATAGTGACTTTCCTAATTTTTTGTCTCCTAAGATTACTTCTTGTGACTTCAAAATGGAATCCATTTTATGTGAATGTTTTATTATATTGTCAGGTGGTTCTGTAACTGATTGTTATTCAGGTGTAAATGATGTTAAATATTCATTTGTGTTACGAAAATCAACTTTGTAAATGCAATTAATTGCATTGATTTTAATCCTTTTACTTAGTTTTTTATCATGTTGGTTGTTTGAATATAACTGACTTGTAACTAGTATTATAGTGTTGTTGTTGTTCTTTGTTTAATCCCTTTTATAATTTTTTAGTGCTTTAATGGTTTTTTTTATTTTCTCTACTCTGTACTTTTGTAATGGAAAGTAAATGTAAGCAGTGCAATTTATTGCATTGTGCCATAAGAGTAATAGATCTTCAAAATTAGGATATGAAAGAGATAAACCAACTTAAGCAGACGTATCAGAATATCGAAACTTCGGTATATGATAGCAAAGAATTGGGGTCAGTTGCAGTTGCACAAAGAATTGCACAATTAATTCGTAAGAAAGCGACACAAGAGAAGCCTTTTGTTTTAGGATTGGCTACTGGTGCTACACCACTTGGAGTATATGCTGAGTTGGTTCGTTTGCATAAAGAAGAGGGTTTGAGTTTTGAGAATGTAGTTACTTTCAACCTTGATGAGTATCTACCAATGGCTCCAGCTGATAAGAACAGTTATGTTCGTTTTATGCATGAAAATCTCTTCGATCATATTGATATTAAGTCGGAGAACGTTCACATTCCTGATGGAACAATAGGAGAAGAGGAAGTAGTTGATTTCTGTCGTGAGTACGAAGCGAAGATTGCCTCTTTGGGAGGATTGGATCTTCAGATTCTAGGTATTGGTCGTTCTGGTCACATTGGATTTAATGAACCAGGATCTGGTCTTTACTCATTGACACGTCGAGTAAAACTAGATGCAATTACTATTAAAGATGCTGCGAAAGATTTTGGTGGTGTTGCGAATGTTCCTCATGAGGCTATTACTATGGGGATCAGTACTATCCTTAATGCTAAACGTGTTGTTTTGATGGCTTGGGGAGAAAGCAAAGCTCCTATTGTGAAGAAAGCTATCGAGGATGAGATCACAGATCTAATTCCTGCTACTTACTTACAATACCACTCCAATGTGCGTTTTGTTCTAGATAATGATGCTGCAACTGAATTGGCAACAACAGACATGCCTTGGTTGTTTGGTGATATCGAATGGAACGACCGTATGATTCGTAAGGCAGTAACATGGTTGGCACTACAAGTTCAAAAGCCTGTATTGAAACTTACTGATGAAGATTATACCAAATATGGAATGCGTGATCTTCTTGAGAAGTGTTGCAATTCATATAACATTAACATAAAAGTATTTAACGATCTTCAGCATACTATCACTGGATGGCCAGGAGGAAAGCCAAATGCTGATGATACGAATAGACCAGCTCCTTCGGAGCCAGCAAAAAAGAAAATTGCTGTATTCTCACCTCACCCAGATGATGATGTAATTTCAATGGGAGGAACATTTATTCGTTTGGCTTCTCAAGGTCATGATGTAAATGTAGCTTACCACGTTTCTGGTAATATTGCCGTAGCTGATGAGGATGTATTGCGTTATGCGAAGTTTATCAAGATGTTTAATGGAACTTTCGGTGGAGGAGACTCTGTTGCTGAGGCAAAATTAGACAAAGCGGTTGAGATCATTAAAAATCGTAAGCCAGGAGATCTAGATTCTCCAGAGGCACTAGAAATTAAAGGTCTTCTTCGTCGTCTTGAAGCAATTAACGCAGATGAGTTTGTTGGGGTTCCTGAAGAGAAGGTAACATTCTTGGACATGCCTTTCTACAAAACGGGTACAGTGGAAAAGAAGCCTCTATCTCAGGATGATATTGATGTGATCGTAAACTATCTACAACAGATTAAGCCACAACAAATATATGCTGCTGCCGATCTTGCTGATCCACATGGTACTCATGGTGTTTGTTTCGAAGCCTTGATTGCTGCTTTAAAACAACTTGAAGGAGAAGCTTGGTTAGAAAATTGTGTTCTATGGGGTTACCGTGGAGCATGGGCAGAGTGGAATATTGCAGATGTAGATATGGCTGTTCCATTGAGTCCTTGTGAAGTAGATGGTAAGATTAAAGCAATCTATTGTCACGGTTCACAAAAAGACAACGTTCTATTCCCTGGAGAAGACAAACGTGAGTTCTGGGAAAGAGCACGTGATCGTAACAATGCCACTGCAGAACTTTATGACAAACTAGGCCTTGCTGAGTATGAAGCAATGGAAGTGTTTGCTAAATATGATTTTAGAAAGTAATATATAGATGTATTAAGCATATTTCGTTTTTGTGATTTGTAAGGAGATCTTTCTCATTTTGAGAAGGGTCTCCTTCTCTTTTTTAAGATAGTTTATTGAAAATTGGATGTTTTCTTATTTTATGAAAAAAAACAATAATGTCACCTATAGAATGGGGAATTCAATAGATTCTGACTTGTATTATGTTATCTGTTTGATTTTAAATTAATTGACTGTGTATAATAAAAGAGTGTATTATGTCGTTCATACTAATATAGTTGTTTCAATAATAATTAAAGCTATTCATATGAAACGATATACCCTTATTTATATCATTGCATTGCTACTAGGTTCTAGTCTCACGGTGAATGCACAAAGTGGACTTGTAGATCATAGTTTTAAGGAGAGAAAGCCTGCTGAACTACCACCCGTAAGAGAGGCTGATGTTATTTGGCAAAAAACTTTATGGAGGATTATTGACCTAAGAGAGAGAATGAATCAAAATTTATACTATCCAACAGTGTCAATAGGAGATCGTAAAAGTCTTGCATATTGTCTATTACAAGGAATACAACAAGGAGAATACTTGGGGTTTAAACCAGGAGACACAGCAAGTGAATTTAGTGAACCGATGACTTGGGGAGAAATTGTCTCTAGTATGACTTCTGGCTTTGCGAGTACAATGAGTCCTGATAGCATTCCTGATGATTACGATATTCAAGATAATATTGATTTCTCACTAGTTAAGCAACTGATGGTAAAAGAGAGTTGGTTTTTTAATAAACAGAGCTCTCGTATGGAGGTGCGAATACTTGCAATTTGTCCTATTTTGATCTATCCTAAAGATATTGTAAATCCGGATGAGAATCTAGTTCGTAAACTCACTTTTTGGGTAGAGTATCCAGATACAAGAAACTTCTTATGTAAAAATATGGTGTTTAATCCGTATAACGAAGCTAGAACTTTAAGTTTCGATGATGTCTTTATTAATCGCAAATTTAGTAGTTATATTGTAGGAGAGTCGAATGTATACAACAATCGATTTATTTCGCAATATGCGAAAGGAGAGGATGCACTGAAAGAGATGAAACGTATAGAGAACGAAATATTTAATTGGGAGCAAGATGTTTGGGAGTACTAGTACTCTTTCTTCTTTGAATATCTAAAACCAATAAATTTAAAGCACCACTATATATCCAGTAAACATGGAATATAGTGGTGTTTTTTTTATGATGTTTCGCTACTCTGTTTTTAAACGTTTACATTGTTTTATTTGATGCTTGGACTCGTTTTAGGGTAGTGTTAAGAGATCGTCTTATCTGCTCTTAAATCGTTTCTTTAGGCTATTGTTGAGGTGAGAAGAATATGTATTGCCTTATCTTGCATGTCTAAAGCTTATTGCTTTCCTGTTTGCCCTTAAAATGTGATGAATTTTCTATACGTAAACAGATCAAAGCTGTCTATATGAACTTTGTTTTATGAGGGATTACAGGCTACTTTCTCTACCCTTTATTCATGGTTTGCTCATGGTTCAGGCATCGAATCGATGGACAAACCATGGACAAACCATGGACAAAGTAGCCTACAATCCCCTATGAAATACTATTCAAATCCGTATCGTGGCACTGTCCATAAAAGTGTGTAAATTGTAATTAGTAATGTCCCATTTTGATATGAATTAGGTTCTCATTCTCTTTTTATAATATCTAATGCTATCGTTCTGTTTTCTTTTTTAAGTGGGGATGAGGTGTGAAAGTTATATATGATGACATGGATTGTCTGGTTTCGTAAGTAGAAGCAATCTTTTTTTTCAGATGGGAGAATTGAACTATTAATGGAGCGTGATTTTGTATTAGGAAATGTAATGTTTGAACTTAGTCTTTTTGATCTTTAGTGAAGAGGAGGTTTTCTTATATCCTTGTTGTTTGTTTCGTGACAAAGGATCTTAGAAGAAGAGTTTTATTGTGATTTTTTGTGTTAATTCTGAGAAATCTTGCAATGTTAAAAGTATTGAACAGTTTCTGTGAATAAGGAATAGATATAATTTGATTGTAAGCTGTTATGTAGGGTCTATTTTTTGTTTTAAACAGTTTATTAATTCTGTTGATAACTTTGAATAGAAAGGGTATTATACTTTTTTACAGGAAAAAATAAGTTCCTTTTTGCTGAAGAAGTGGCGGTGTAATTGGTAAAATGGATTATTCAGTTGAAATGTTGATAATCTCTTTATAAGATTAAAAAAAACCAAAAACAAGAGGTTGTTTTGGTTTTAACAGAGCGAAAAACGGGACTTGAACCCGCGACCCCAACCTTGGCAAGGTTGTGCTCTACCAACTGAGCTATTTTCGCAAAAACAAAAAAAATTCTCTAGGAATAGAGAATATTTGTGAATACAGAAATTGAATAAAAAAGTAGTACTCGGAGCGGGACTTGAACCCGCACGATCGCGATGATCATTGGATTTTAAGTCCAACGTGTCTACCAATTCCACCATCCGAGCGTAATACTTTAAAGAGCGAAAAACGGGACTCGAACCCGCGACCCCAACCTTGGCAAGGTTGTGCTCTACCAACTGAGCTATTTTCGCGTAAAATAAAAATAAATAAAGAACAGAGCGAAAAACGGGACTCGAACCCGCGACCCCAACCTTGGCAAGGTTGTGCTCTACCAACTGAGCTATTTTCGCGACGATTGAACAAAATAAAAAGTAGTACTCGGAGCGGGACTTGAACCCGCACGATCGCGATGATCATTGGATTTTAAGTCCAACGTGTCTACCAATTCCACCATCCGAGCGTAATACTTTAAAGAGCGAAAAACGGGACTCGAACCCGCGACCCCAACCTTGGCAAGGTTGTGCTCTACCAACTGAGCTATTTTCGCATTTGTTTAATATTTAAAAGAACGTCTTTCTTTTGAAAGGCGTTGCAAATATATAGGATATTTCTTTTCTGCCAAAGGCTAAAGAGAAAAAAAAATAAGGAAAAAACTATTTGGTTCGGTTTTTTCCTTATGATTCTATTCATTATCAAAAAAATAGAGAGATGTTAAAGGCCTGAAATTTTTTTGATTTCATCGAGCTTATTTAGTGCTTCCATAGGAGTTAGGTTGTTTATATCGGTATTTTTGATCTCTTCTCTAATTTGTTCGAGCACTGGATCGTCTAATTGGAAAATACTTAATTGATAGTCTCCTTCTGGTTTTGCGATGGTTTGAGCTGATTTAATTTCTTTGTTCTGATGATTGTGTCCAGACTTGCTTTCTAGCTGTTCTAGGATATTATTAGCCCTGTTTACAACCGATTTTGGCATTCCTGCAAGTTTTGCTACATGAATACCAAAGCTATGGTTCGATCCACCTCTTTCGAGTTTTCGAAGGAAAATAATTTGATTTCCAGACTCTTTAATAGAGACATTATAATTTTTAATTCTTTCGAAATCATTTTCCATTTCATTGAGCTCATGATAGTGGGTTGCAAAAAGTGTTTTTGCTTTAATATCTTTCATTTGATGGATATATTCCACTATAGACCACGCAATAGAGATTCCATCATAAGTACTAGTACCTCTCCCTAGTTCATCAAAAAGAATTAGGCTCCGTTGGGAGATATTATTTAGGATACTAGCCGCTTCATTCATCTCTACCATAAATGTGGATTCGCCCATAGAGATGTTGTCAGATGCACCGACTCTAGTGAAAATTTTATCTACAATCCCGATCTCTGCTTTTTGAGCTGGAACGAAACAACCTATTTGGGCCATTAATGTGATCAAAGCAGTTTGACGAAGCAGCGCAGATTTACCGGACATATTTGGGCCAGTAATCATCATGATCTGTTGGCTGTTGTTGTCCAATAGGATATCATTTGCAATATAGCTTTCTCCAATTGGTAGTTGTTGTTCGATCACGGGATGTCTTCCCTGTTTGATGTCAATAATCAAAGAGTCGTTGATGTTTGGACAGTTGTATTCGTTTTTCTCAGAGATCTTCGCAAAGGAGCTTAGACAATCGATACAAGAAAGAACATTTGCATTTAGTTGAATGGCTTGGATATATTCAGAGAGTGCACAGATTAGTTTATTGTAAAGAGAGAGTTCTAGTGCTGCAATCTTTTCTTCTGCACCTAATATCTTTGACTCATACTCTTTCAGCTCTTCTGTGATATACCTCTCCGCACTTACGAGTGTTTGCTTTCTAATCCAGTTCTCAGGGACTTTATCTTTGTGGGTGTTGCGTACCTCTATATAATACCCAAAGACATTATTAAACCCAATTTTCAAAGATGGGATTCCGGTCGCTTCGCTCTCTCTCTGTTGAAGTCGTTTTAAGTAGTCTTTCCCAGAGAAAGCAATACTTCTTAGTTCGTCTAATTCATCAGAAACACCATCTGCAATAACATTCCCTTTATGAAGCAGAACAGGAGGTTCGTTGACCAACTCAGCTTCTATTCGTTCGCGAATTGCAGTACAGGGGTTTAGTTGATCTGCATAGGATTGTAGTGTTTGGTTGTTAGAGGCTTTACAGTATGCGATAATCGGTTCTATGGCAAGTAACGCATCTTTTAATTGTGCTACTTCTCTAGGGTTTATACGCCCTACGGCTACTTTAGAGATAATTCTTTCGAGATCGGATATCTTTCGTAGTTCATAGTCTATTTGATCGCGAAGATTTTCTTGATCAGACATAGCAGAAACTACTTCTAATCGGTTGTTTATCGCATTCACATTTTTTAAAGGAAGTGCAACCCATCTACGCATCATTCTAGCTCCCATAGGAGTGATTGTTTGATCTAGAATTTTAATAAGGGTGGTGGCTCCTTCGTGTAGTGATCCAAATAGTTCTAAGTTATGAATTGTAAACTTATCTAGCCATACATATTTATCTTCTTCGATACGAGAGATGGAAGAGATATGTTTAATTTGGTGGTGTTGGGTCAGATCTAGATAATATAGAATTGCTCCAGCCGATACGATTCCTGCATGTAAGGTATCGATACCAAATCCTTTGAGGTTATTTGTATGAAAATGTTTTGTGAGCTTTTCTATTGAATTATCATAGTTGTATATCCATTCGTCTAAACCATAGGTGTAAAATGGATCGGCACCTACTGAAGACAATAGGTTTTTAGCATCTTTTGGAAATAATATCTCTTTGGGCCTAAAGGAGCTAATCAATTTGTCGATATAGCTTTTCTCCCCTTCTGCAACGAGAAATTCTCCTGTAGAGATATCTAGGAAAGCAACACCAATGTTCTGTTTGGTAAAAAATATTGATGCAAGAAAATTGTTCTCTTTATGATTTAGTACATTGTCGTCAATGGACACACCTGGAGTCACAAGTTCGGTAATGCCTCTTTTTACAATTTTCTTTGTTGTTTTTGGATCTTCCAATTGTTCGCAAATTGCGACTCGTTGTCCTGCACGAACAAGTTTCGGAAGATATAGATCAAGAGAATGGTGAGGGAACCCTGCGAGTTCTACAAAACTAGCTGCGCCATTGGCACGCTTGGTAAGGGTGATACCTAATATCGAAGCAGCTTTGATCGCATCTTCGCCAAATGTTTCATAAAAATCTCCTACTCTGAATAGTAATATTGCATCTGGATGTTTTGCCTTGATGGTATAATATTGTTTCATCAAGGGGGTCTCTACGTATTTCTTTGTTTGTGCCAACGTCTCTTATTTTTTTTGCTTTTACCTAAAAGCAAAGATATAAATGTTCTATCAATTATAAAGGAGACAATATGGGTTATACAAGTATAAAAATGGCATACATAGAGATTAGAAATGTAGATATTAACATAAATATAGCAATAGAATATTCATTTTTAAGGTTATTCGTGTGTTATATGTGGTAAATTTATTAATTTCAATGCTTTAAAATTAGACTTAGGTCTTTCTAATGGAATTATTAGAGAGTTAATAATTGAAATATAACCCGTAAACTCTTAGTCTTGAGGAGTTGTTTGAAAAAAACTAGTTTGTCGTAGTCATATACCTAACTGTTATTCATATAGGAACAGTGTGAGTTTGGAAGACTCACCTTTTCGATAATTTTCACAACTAAGAGTATTAGTTCAAGAAACATGCAGAAGAAAAAAGTTACCGTTACTGAAGAGACTCATTTTACTATATACCAAAGAATGGTACGTTTACGTCTGTTACCAACAAAAAAGCAGATGATGCAGGTTGGTTATGATGTAAAGAAACTTCATGATGAGACATTTCCTGATGTTACATTTACTTATCAAAAAGAGGAGCAGGAGCTTCCTGATCAAAAGAATACACGTTTTTTTGAGGTAAGATGGTACTCAAAAGAGAAACGCGATTTCGTGAAGGAAGTAGATGCAATATTAAAGGCTGTTGACTGTCCTAAGAAAAAGAGAGAGCGAAAGAAAACGTATGTCTCTACTCGTGATGAGAGTGTAAAAGAAAGAAGGACTTTCTAATTTATTTTTCGCTCATCTCCTTATTCCTAATATAGATTTAAATTTTGTCTTTATGATGATGTGCTTATCCAAGCTCTCTTTTATAATCAATGGAATCTATTAAGTTATATATGACTTGTTGCATTTGAGGTCTTAAGTTCAATTCGTAAAGAATACGATCTTTACGAGTTGGATAGACCCTATTAGAGAAGAAAATAAAGAGTACTTTTCCTTTAGGATCGGCCCAGGCAAACGTTCCAGTAAAACCTCCGTGTCCAAAGCTGTCGCTAGAACAGCCATAAGCTGGATAACACTCCTCCATGCTTTTATCGGAATTGTTGATTAGAGGCTTGTCGAAGGCTAGCCCTCGTCTATTTTCGTTTTCTGGGAACTGTTGTTTTGTAAACTCTTTTATGGTTGAAGGTTGAACAAATTGTTTGTCACCATATTTTCCATTATTGAGAAACATTTGGAATATTTTTGCACAATCAATGATATCTCCAAAAAGTCCTGCATTTCCAGAGACCCCTCCCATTAGTGCAGCTCCTTCATCATGAACGTAACCAACAATAAGGCGTTTTCTGAAGAATCGATCATTTTCTGTTGGGACATACCTGTTGTGGGCAAAGTACTTATATGGATTGTATGTAACTGTTGTTGCTCCAAGAGGTCGATAGATAGAGTCACGGAGATATTTTTCGTAATTGGTTTTTGTTATCAGCTCAATCATACGAGGGAAGGTGAAAAAGGCCAACCCTGAATAGGTGTATTTCTTCTTATCTAATAGTTCTGATTGGGTAATCTCTGAGTAGACAGTGTCCTTAAAACTATTTTTAATATAGAGGTTGGGAGCTATTTTAAGGTTATAATTTTTTGACTTATGGCGATGAACCACATCTCTTTTAAATTTTCCTTGTCGATCCATCGTGCTATTCCATAGAGGAAGGTATGGTTTAAGTTGCCCTTGATGTGCTAAAATATCTCTTAGAGGGATATCTTTTTTATTGGAGTTTTTCCATAGTTGCCAATAGGTAGAGTAAGGTTCATCTAATGATATCTTATGCTTTTCGTATAATTGCATGATTGGAATTGTAGGTCCAGTCACTTTTGTGATGGAAGCCCAATCATAGATATCGTCTTTTTTCACCTCTATATTCTTTTTGTAAGTGTGGTAACCATAGGTCTGATGGAAGATCACATGGTTGTCTTTTGCAATCAATATCTGACATCCAGGATATGCTTTTTCTAAAATTCCTAATTTTGCTAAGGAGTCTATTTTCGCAGTTAACTGTGTTGAGTTAATATTTTCATATTCAGGAGTTGAAAATCCAAGTCTTCCACTGTTTTTACGAGTCAGTCCATATCCTTGAGTATAGATAGGGGAGAGTGTATTGGATAAGATTCCATTAATTTTATTTGCACCCATTACAGACTGGGCTACGATATCTTGAGCCAATGTATTTTTCCCAGATGCCAATACTACAGATATATCATCATCAAGTAGCGTGGCATTTGTTAAAGCTTTTGCGTCTCCAAACCATACTAAAATGATGTTCTTCTCATCTAGTACTCTTGTAATGATTTTGAGATTTTCAACACTGTGATGATCAAATCCTTTAAGTCCTAAGATGATTTGTGTCTTCTTTGGTAGTTGACTAAGAAATGTATTGACCTCCTTATAGTTCACATTGGAGCTAATATGGAAGTCTTCAATGTGAGTGTATGATTTTAGCCTTTGAGTAAAGTGTGGTATCGAATCTTTTTCGAAGGTAATACAAGTAAAATGTTTTTGACCAAGATTATTTGTAGGAACCAAGCGGTTGGAGTCTTTTATAAGAACGATACTCTCTTCATACAGGTTTTGACTATATACTTTCTTAATGCTGTTTAGTCTGCTTAATGAAATAGTATTTTTTGTTTTACTCCATTTGTATAATTCAAAGATATTCTTGCTTGTGGATTTTAACTTAAAAGAGCTCTCCGAGTGCTTTGCCAAACGCTGTGCGATTTTGTCAACAATCTTCCACTGTTGAGGTTTAAGTACAATCATTTGATTTCCATTGAGTATCGAGTTTTGAGATATGTTCCTAATTTTAGAGTTAGAGTGAATCTCACTTAGGTTGTTTATATCGATAAAACAGTAAGTGCTAAAATGTACTGGGTCTTTAAGTATCTGTTGTATGGTCTTGGATGTGGCTCCACTATGATTGTAATTGTAGGCTGTTCCTTTCCATAAATGGTCGGAATCGGGATGATGATCCTCTCTATAATTTTTTATCTCTGTGGATAAGTTCTTTTTTGAAAGAGAGTAGTTTTCTGAGAGGTCGTGGATGCCTATTATTTTAGAGTGATGTAGTCCTTGCCAAAAGAGTTTGTCTCTCTGTATCTGCTTGCTTTTATATGCTGTGAGATTCTGTTCGATAGTATAACTCATTTTACTCCCCAATACTAATGATGGAGTGATATACATGGATGCTCCGATGGCTCTTAGATAGTTGCCATAAAGAGAGCCATAATAGTAAGCCAAAGAGTCGTTGTCTACTCTTTTTAATAGTGTAGGATCAAGATTTACAATAGGAGTTGTAGCGTCTGCTTTTATCGCAATAATTAGGGGACTTGCTATTCGCTTTTTTATCTTTTGAATCTGTTGCTTTAGAATGGTTGCTGACTTTTCTTTTAAAAGAACTCCTCCGACCTCCTCTTTCTCAATAATCCGAAGTCCTTGTATATAGAGGGAGTCTGTCGTCATATTGAGCATTATAACCTTTTCTGTCTGCTCTTTTAATTGTTTCAACTCCTCTTTGTCTTTATATATATTAGCATATATGTTCTGAATACAGAAAAATGTAAAAATAAAAAGGGTATATTTTATAGTGTGTGTGTGCATGTTTCCTATGGTGATTTGTGTATTTATTAAACCCTTCTGTGGTTTAAAAAGTTCTATTGGTTTGAAATTGTCTTTTTTGAAAGATCTAGGACCTCTATATCCTCAAATTTTGCTATTTTAAAAGATAAAAACAAGTTAAAAAGATGTTGAAACAAATAAAAAGTGGTAATAAGTCGATGATAATAGCTTTTGTGTTATGTTTTATAGTGATTGGTGCGTCCGAACTAAAAGCAGATCGACCAATTAAGATGGGAGCGCAGTCTACTGATATCTATCTTGATGAATTAAAAGGGGAGCGTGTCGGAGTGGTCGTCAATCATACATCTTATGTGGATCAAGTTCATCTTGTCGATTTTTTAGTATCTAAAAATATAAAGGTTCAGAAAATATTTGCACCAGAACATGGTTTTAGAGGAAATCATAGTGATGGTGCTAAGGTCTCAAATAGTGTGGATCCAAAAAGTGGTGTGTCGATTGTGTCATTATATGGAAAACATAAGAAGCCAACGGATCAAATGATGCAAGACATAGATGTCTGTGTGTTTGATATTCAAGATGTGGGATGTCGTTTTTATACATATATTTCAACTCTTTTTTATGTGATGGAGTCTTGTGCAAAGAATGATGTACGTTTGATTGTATTAGATCGCCCTAATCCTAATGGGGATTATGTGGATGGGCCTGTGTTAGATCTTAAATATCGCTCTTTTGTTGGAATTGCACCAATACCTATTGTTCATGGATGTACCATAGGAGAGTTGGCAAAGATGTATCAGGGAGAGAAGTGGATATCGAATGCTTCTAAGCTTCAAATGAAGGTGGTGCCATGTCAGGGATACGACCATAGGATGAAGTATGTACCTCCGATTGCCCCATCTCCTAATTTACCAAATTATAAATCGATACGACTTTATCCATCTTTGTGTTTTTTTGAGGCAACCACTGCAAGTATTGGTCGTGGTACTGAAATACCTTTTCAGGTAATAGGTTATCCTGATTCAACAATGGGAGATTTTACTTTTGAGCCTCAATCAATACCCCATGTCTCTAAATATCCGAAGCATGAGGGAGAAGTGTGTTACGGTGAATCTTTCCCTAATGATGAAGACTATCCAACATTTACTTTTAAGTATCTATATAATTGGTCGAAGAAATTTCAGTGTACTAATGACTTTGTCGATCGTCCTAAGTGGATGAATCTGTTGGTTGGTAGTGATCTTGTGGTAAATGCACTACAAAAAAAAATACCACTATCTCAATGGAAAGAGAAATATTCTAAGGATTTAACACGTTATAAGCAGGTACGGAAAAAATATTTATTATATCCTGAATGAAAAATATCTTGAGAGAATATAAGGTTTATTGTCGTGTTGTTTTATGGCTTGTCAGTTTTAGTCTTTTGCTTAATGCATGTAAACTTAATGATGAGGTCGGTTTTAGTGGTGGAGATTTGGCCTTCTCTACAGATACGATTATGGTGGATACGCTTTTTGCAGATCATGCCTCTAAGGTGTATAATTTAAAGGTTTATAATCCATCGGATAAGAATCTACTAGTTCACCACGTTAGCCTACAAGGTGGTGACAATTCTGTTTACAAGGTGAATGTGGACGGAATGAGTGGGAGTTCTTTTCAAGATATCTCTATTCTTCCTAAGGATAGTTTGTTTCTCTTTATCAAAGCGAAGTTTCCTTCTTCGGAGAATTCTGCTCCTATTTTAATGAAAGACTCAATCTTTTTTAAGACAGATATGGGAACAGCAAAGGTTCTTTTGATAGGATGGAATCAGAATTTTGAACGTATCCCATCTTTTACGGATACTAAAACAGTCTTAAAGTCCGATAAACCCTATTTGGTGTCTAAGATGGTGGAGGTCCCTGTATCTCATGAGTTAATTGTGAAGGCAGGAACTCAACTATATTTTGATTTAGATGCCGGAGTGAATGTCAAAGGTCGGGTAATTGTAGAAGGGACTAGCGATAGTTTTGTCCAATTCTACACATCTAATAGAGACACCATGTATCGAGATGTTGCCAATCAATGGAAAGGACTTTATTTTGCC
The Prolixibacteraceae bacterium DNA segment above includes these coding regions:
- a CDS encoding DUF1343 domain-containing protein, with the protein product MLKQIKSGNKSMIIAFVLCFIVIGASELKADRPIKMGAQSTDIYLDELKGERVGVVVNHTSYVDQVHLVDFLVSKNIKVQKIFAPEHGFRGNHSDGAKVSNSVDPKSGVSIVSLYGKHKKPTDQMMQDIDVCVFDIQDVGCRFYTYISTLFYVMESCAKNDVRLIVLDRPNPNGDYVDGPVLDLKYRSFVGIAPIPIVHGCTIGELAKMYQGEKWISNASKLQMKVVPCQGYDHRMKYVPPIAPSPNLPNYKSIRLYPSLCFFEATTASIGRGTEIPFQVIGYPDSTMGDFTFEPQSIPHVSKYPKHEGEVCYGESFPNDEDYPTFTFKYLYNWSKKFQCTNDFVDRPKWMNLLVGSDLVVNALQKKIPLSQWKEKYSKDLTRYKQVRKKYLLYPE
- a CDS encoding serine hydrolase, with protein sequence MKQLKEQTEKVIMLNMTTDSLYIQGLRIIEKEEVGGVLLKEKSATILKQQIQKIKKRIASPLIIAIKADATTPIVNLDPTLLKRVDNDSLAYYYGSLYGNYLRAIGASMYITPSLVLGSKMSYTIEQNLTAYKSKQIQRDKLFWQGLHHSKIIGIHDLSENYSLSKKNLSTEIKNYREDHHPDSDHLWKGTAYNYNHSGATSKTIQQILKDPVHFSTYCFIDINNLSEIHSNSKIRNISQNSILNGNQMIVLKPQQWKIVDKIAQRLAKHSESSFKLKSTSKNIFELYKWSKTKNTISLSRLNSIKKVYSQNLYEESIVLIKDSNRLVPTNNLGQKHFTCITFEKDSIPHFTQRLKSYTHIEDFHISSNVNYKEVNTFLSQLPKKTQIILGLKGFDHHSVENLKIITRVLDEKNIILVWFGDAKALTNATLLDDDISVVLASGKNTLAQDIVAQSVMGANKINGILSNTLSPIYTQGYGLTRKNSGRLGFSTPEYENINSTQLTAKIDSLAKLGILEKAYPGCQILIAKDNHVIFHQTYGYHTYKKNIEVKKDDIYDWASITKVTGPTIPIMQLYEKHKISLDEPYSTYWQLWKNSNKKDIPLRDILAHQGQLKPYLPLWNSTMDRQGKFKRDVVHRHKSKNYNLKIAPNLYIKNSFKDTVYSEITQSELLDKKKYTYSGLAFFTFPRMIELITKTNYEKYLRDSIYRPLGATTVTYNPYKYFAHNRYVPTENDRFFRKRLIVGYVHDEGAALMGGVSGNAGLFGDIIDCAKIFQMFLNNGKYGDKQFVQPSTIKEFTKQQFPENENRRGLAFDKPLINNSDKSMEECYPAYGCSSDSFGHGGFTGTFAWADPKGKVLFIFFSNRVYPTRKDRILYELNLRPQMQQVIYNLIDSIDYKRELG